One Cryptosporangium minutisporangium DNA segment encodes these proteins:
- a CDS encoding VOC family protein: MTSVINGFHHVGLLTCDLDGLERAYTSFGFTLSPRSRHLLTEHPGAAPVPGCTANRCALFGDAYLELLGIVDDAAPDPWHTRAIAAEYEGFRLLNFDTTDASVTAAHLDDAGLRTSGVLDLERDVDTEDGPRTVRARAVHVDPRSTPEGHLGFAQHLTREYVHQPRYLHHRNGARALDAVLIVAEDDAFDDTTDRYTRVLRPTVERRGPVTVLRMSTGRLEIVRASDAPAVLPDQPVPAPSYLAALTIRVDDLATARDVVENGGTATRTTGDGFFVSARDAYGAALFFTAR; encoded by the coding sequence ATGACAAGCGTTATCAACGGCTTCCACCACGTCGGCTTGCTGACCTGTGACCTGGACGGGCTCGAGCGCGCCTATACGTCCTTCGGCTTCACCCTTAGCCCCCGCTCGCGACACCTGCTGACCGAGCATCCCGGCGCGGCGCCGGTTCCCGGCTGCACGGCCAACCGGTGCGCCCTGTTCGGCGATGCCTACCTGGAACTCCTCGGGATCGTGGACGACGCGGCGCCCGACCCCTGGCACACCCGGGCGATCGCAGCGGAGTACGAGGGCTTCCGGCTGCTCAACTTCGACACCACCGACGCCAGCGTCACCGCCGCACACCTCGACGACGCCGGACTCCGCACCTCGGGCGTACTGGATCTGGAACGCGACGTCGACACCGAGGACGGACCGCGGACGGTGCGAGCCCGGGCAGTGCACGTCGATCCGCGCTCCACACCGGAAGGGCACCTCGGCTTCGCGCAGCACCTCACCCGCGAGTACGTGCATCAACCGCGCTACTTGCACCACCGCAACGGGGCACGCGCACTGGACGCGGTGCTGATCGTCGCCGAGGACGACGCCTTCGATGACACCACCGACCGATACACCCGCGTCCTGCGACCCACCGTCGAGCGACGCGGGCCGGTCACCGTGCTGCGTATGAGCACCGGACGGCTGGAGATCGTCCGAGCCTCGGATGCCCCCGCCGTGCTGCCCGACCAGCCCGTCCCCGCCCCGTCCTACCTGGCTGCCCTGACCATTCGGGTCGACGACCTCGCGACCGCACGTGACGTCGTGGAGAACGGCGGCACCGCGACCCGGACCACCGGCGACGGCTTCTTCGTCTCGGCCCGCGATGCCTACGGCGCAGCCCTGTTCTTCACTGCGCGCTGA